A stretch of the Clavibacter sp. B3I6 genome encodes the following:
- a CDS encoding NAD(P)-dependent alcohol dehydrogenase → MKALQYTRIGSQPEVVEIERPTPGPGQVLLRVTAAGVCHSDEYVMGLSEEEYRAAGYPLPLTLGHEGAGVVEELGAGVEHLAVGDAVAVYGPWGCGRCHACAEGRENYCENAAAEGIQPPGLGAPGAMAEYMIVDDPRHLVPLGDLDPVENVSLTDAGLTPYHAIKTSLPKLGAGTFAVVIGTGGLGHVGIQILRALSGATVIALDVNEEKLELARHVGAHHTVISDAAAADGIRAITGGRGVQAVFDFVGATPTMATAVQVVEPGGDVTVVGIGGGTVEVGFGRIAFDAALRIPYWGSRSELIEVLDLARSGQVTVETQRYSLDQAPDAYAALATGAVRGRAVIVP, encoded by the coding sequence ATGAAGGCGCTCCAGTACACCCGCATCGGATCCCAGCCCGAGGTCGTCGAGATCGAGAGGCCGACCCCCGGCCCCGGTCAGGTCCTCCTCCGCGTCACCGCCGCCGGCGTGTGCCACTCGGACGAGTACGTCATGGGCCTGTCGGAGGAGGAGTACCGCGCCGCCGGCTATCCCCTCCCCCTCACGCTCGGCCACGAGGGCGCGGGCGTCGTCGAGGAGCTGGGCGCGGGCGTCGAGCACCTCGCCGTCGGGGACGCCGTCGCCGTGTACGGCCCGTGGGGCTGCGGCCGCTGCCACGCGTGCGCCGAGGGGCGGGAGAACTACTGCGAGAACGCCGCCGCCGAGGGGATCCAGCCTCCCGGGCTCGGGGCCCCCGGTGCGATGGCGGAGTACATGATCGTCGACGACCCGCGCCACCTGGTCCCGCTCGGCGACCTCGACCCGGTCGAGAACGTGTCGCTCACCGACGCGGGCCTGACGCCGTACCACGCCATCAAGACCTCCCTGCCGAAGCTCGGCGCGGGCACGTTCGCGGTCGTCATCGGCACGGGCGGACTCGGCCACGTGGGGATCCAGATCCTCCGCGCCCTGAGCGGGGCCACGGTCATCGCCCTCGACGTGAACGAGGAGAAGCTGGAGCTCGCCCGCCACGTCGGCGCGCACCACACGGTCATCAGCGACGCAGCTGCGGCCGACGGCATCCGGGCGATCACGGGCGGGCGCGGCGTGCAGGCCGTGTTCGACTTCGTCGGCGCCACGCCGACCATGGCGACGGCCGTCCAGGTCGTCGAGCCGGGCGGCGACGTCACCGTCGTCGGCATCGGCGGCGGCACGGTCGAGGTCGGGTTCGGGCGCATCGCGTTCGACGCCGCCCTCCGGATCCCCTACTGGGGCAGCCGGTCCGAGCTCATCGAGGTGCTGGACCTGGCGCGCTCCGGGCAGGTGACGGTCGAGACGCAGCGCTACTCCCTCGACCAGGCTCCCGACGCCTACGCGGCCCTCGCGACAGGTGCCGTCCGGGGTCGCGCGGTCATCGTGCCCTAG
- a CDS encoding LacI family DNA-binding transcriptional regulator: protein MHDDEDEDRTERGGPTTLADVALRAGVSVSSASRVLGGRGEVRAETRARILRAAADLGYRRAGTRRGRPALHEPRLIELVVGRFGNPWTRTVAEAARDRAAALGYDLALTVERADPADDWCARVVARRSSGVILGVTTPTAAERDALRDLRIPLVLLDPRAEVPRGTTSVGTTDRAGGQDAGAHLAERGATAFLVVAGAPRFRFGRAREAGFRDAVRAARPDAPLHRITTGWSADEVVDPAALARAAADAADAGGPLGVFAVTDDMAFAVCRAAAVAGLRIPGDLLVVGFDDEPRAAVARPPLTTVRQPLAAMAARAVDLVHAARTGSPADAHVELPTRLVVRASTGG, encoded by the coding sequence ATGCACGACGACGAGGACGAGGACCGTACGGAGCGGGGCGGCCCGACGACCCTCGCCGACGTCGCCCTCCGCGCCGGCGTCTCCGTCTCGAGCGCCTCGCGCGTGCTGGGCGGCCGCGGCGAGGTGCGGGCGGAGACGCGCGCCCGGATCCTGCGCGCCGCCGCCGACCTGGGCTACCGCCGGGCGGGCACCCGTCGCGGCCGGCCGGCGCTGCACGAGCCCCGCCTCATCGAGCTCGTCGTCGGGCGCTTCGGCAACCCGTGGACGCGGACGGTCGCCGAGGCCGCCCGCGATCGCGCCGCCGCCCTCGGCTACGACCTCGCCCTCACGGTGGAGCGCGCGGATCCCGCCGACGACTGGTGCGCGCGCGTCGTCGCCCGCCGCTCCTCCGGCGTGATCCTCGGCGTCACCACCCCCACGGCCGCCGAGCGCGACGCCCTCCGCGACCTCCGCATCCCGCTCGTGCTGCTCGATCCCCGCGCCGAGGTCCCCCGGGGCACGACGTCCGTCGGCACCACGGACCGCGCGGGCGGCCAGGACGCGGGCGCCCACCTCGCCGAGCGCGGCGCGACCGCCTTCCTCGTGGTCGCGGGCGCGCCGCGCTTCCGCTTCGGCCGGGCGCGCGAGGCCGGCTTCCGCGACGCCGTGCGGGCCGCCCGTCCCGACGCTCCCCTGCACCGGATCACGACGGGCTGGTCCGCGGACGAGGTGGTCGACCCCGCCGCGCTCGCCCGCGCCGCCGCCGACGCCGCGGACGCGGGCGGACCCCTCGGCGTCTTCGCGGTCACGGACGACATGGCCTTCGCCGTGTGCCGCGCCGCCGCCGTGGCGGGCCTCCGCATCCCGGGGGACCTCCTGGTGGTGGGCTTCGACGACGAGCCGCGCGCCGCCGTCGCCCGTCCCCCGCTGACGACCGTCCGTCAGCCGCTCGCCGCCATGGCCGCCCGGGCCGTCGACCTCGTGCACGCGGCCCGCACCGGATCCCCGGCCGACGCGCACGTGGAGCTCCCGACGCGCCTCGTGGTGCGCGCGTCCACGGGCGGCTGA
- a CDS encoding diacylglycerol kinase family protein has product MTTSTPASAPAPSPTDGSGRRAAVVYNPIKVDLESLKAKVAQAAGTAGWEETLWFETSEDDPGKGAAQEALSHDVDMVIAAGGDGTVRAVAEGMSGSGVALGLLPSGTGNLLARNLKLTLNDVEHSLEAAFSGHDRKVDLAAIEILRQDETRDKHVFVVMAGVGIDAKMLANTDSELKKKVGWLAYVDAIFKALRDRDQLRLRYRLDGRSTHRRRAHTLIVGNCGSLPANILLLPDAAVDDGILDVVLMRPEGIFGWIQIWVKVAWENGVVRRTAAGRRLMGPEKEVRALEYRTAEEVVVRLEKEEDIELDGDPFGRAVGFKIQVLPGGLTVRVPQDA; this is encoded by the coding sequence ATGACGACCTCCACCCCCGCCTCCGCTCCCGCACCATCGCCCACCGACGGGTCGGGTCGCCGTGCCGCCGTCGTCTACAACCCCATCAAGGTCGACCTCGAGTCCCTGAAGGCGAAGGTGGCGCAGGCCGCCGGCACCGCGGGCTGGGAGGAGACCCTCTGGTTCGAGACCAGCGAGGACGACCCGGGCAAGGGCGCCGCTCAGGAGGCGTTGTCCCACGACGTCGACATGGTCATCGCGGCCGGCGGCGACGGCACCGTCCGCGCCGTCGCCGAGGGCATGTCCGGATCCGGCGTCGCGCTCGGCCTCCTGCCCTCCGGCACCGGCAACCTGCTGGCCCGCAACCTCAAGCTCACCCTCAACGACGTGGAGCACTCGCTCGAGGCCGCGTTCTCCGGCCACGACCGGAAGGTCGACCTCGCGGCCATCGAGATCCTCCGCCAGGACGAGACGCGCGACAAGCACGTGTTCGTCGTCATGGCCGGCGTCGGCATCGACGCCAAGATGCTCGCCAACACCGACTCGGAGCTGAAGAAGAAGGTCGGCTGGCTCGCCTACGTCGACGCGATCTTCAAGGCCCTCCGCGACCGCGACCAGCTGCGCCTGCGCTACCGCCTCGACGGCCGCAGCACGCACCGCCGCCGCGCGCACACCCTGATCGTCGGCAACTGCGGCTCGCTGCCGGCCAACATCCTGCTGCTGCCGGACGCCGCGGTCGACGACGGCATCCTCGACGTGGTGCTCATGCGACCGGAGGGGATCTTCGGCTGGATCCAGATCTGGGTCAAGGTCGCGTGGGAGAACGGCGTCGTCCGCCGCACCGCCGCGGGGCGCCGCCTCATGGGCCCCGAGAAGGAGGTCCGCGCGCTCGAGTACCGGACGGCCGAGGAGGTCGTCGTCCGCCTCGAGAAGGAGGAGGACATCGAGCTCGACGGCGACCCGTTCGGCCGCGCCGTCGGCTTCAAGATCCAGGTGCTGCCCGGCGGCCTCACGGTGCGGGTGCCGCAGGACGCCTGA
- a CDS encoding AAA family ATPase codes for MIRTLAVSGYRSVRDLALPLTGLDVVTGANGSGKSNVYRALRLIADMAQGGAVGALAREGGLEAVLWAGPEGLSRAMRDGEHAVQGTMRKGPVALRLGFAGDDLGYLVDLGIPQSDPSARPPTMFGRDPEIKRELVFSGPVARPRSLVLERRWQDVRVRDEADGWMRVPALVPPHLSVLSEVADAVTSPEAMILRRRMGGWRFYDHLRTDADAPARRPRVGTRTPVLASDGSDLAAAVQTIREWGRGDALDALVDRAFPGSRVVIRSQDGILTLGLEQPGVLRVLDAAELSDGTLRMLMLTAALLTTETPELMVLNEPETSLHQDLLPALGELIAEASQRIQILVVTHAPGLAAAISTHAEAGELVLEKPLGETTLRGQGLLSTPSWDWGRR; via the coding sequence ATGATCCGCACCCTCGCCGTCTCCGGCTACCGCTCCGTCCGCGACCTGGCGCTCCCGCTCACCGGCCTCGACGTCGTCACCGGCGCCAACGGCAGCGGCAAGTCCAACGTCTACCGGGCGCTCCGCCTCATCGCCGACATGGCGCAGGGTGGGGCGGTCGGCGCGCTCGCCCGCGAGGGCGGCCTCGAGGCCGTCCTGTGGGCGGGACCCGAGGGCCTGTCCCGCGCGATGCGCGACGGGGAGCACGCGGTGCAGGGCACCATGCGGAAGGGCCCCGTCGCGCTGCGGCTGGGCTTCGCGGGCGACGACCTGGGCTACCTCGTCGACCTCGGCATTCCGCAGAGCGACCCGTCGGCCCGGCCGCCGACCATGTTCGGGCGGGACCCGGAGATCAAGCGCGAGCTGGTCTTCAGCGGTCCCGTGGCCCGGCCGCGGTCCCTCGTGCTGGAGCGCCGCTGGCAGGACGTGCGCGTGCGCGACGAGGCCGACGGGTGGATGCGCGTGCCCGCCCTGGTGCCGCCGCACCTCAGCGTGCTCAGCGAGGTGGCCGACGCGGTCACGAGCCCCGAGGCGATGATCCTCCGGCGGCGGATGGGCGGCTGGCGCTTCTACGACCACCTGCGCACGGACGCCGATGCGCCGGCCCGACGGCCGCGGGTGGGCACGCGCACCCCAGTCCTCGCGAGCGACGGGTCGGACCTCGCGGCGGCCGTGCAGACCATCCGCGAGTGGGGGCGCGGTGACGCCCTCGACGCCCTGGTCGACCGGGCCTTCCCGGGATCGCGCGTCGTCATCCGCTCGCAGGACGGCATCCTCACGCTCGGCCTCGAGCAGCCCGGCGTGCTGCGCGTGCTCGACGCGGCCGAGCTCTCGGACGGCACGCTCCGGATGCTCATGCTCACGGCCGCGCTCCTCACCACGGAGACGCCCGAGCTCATGGTGCTCAACGAGCCGGAGACGAGCCTCCACCAGGACCTCCTGCCCGCGCTCGGCGAGCTGATCGCGGAGGCGTCGCAGCGGATCCAGATCCTCGTGGTCACGCACGCGCCGGGCCTCGCGGCCGCGATCTCGACGCACGCCGAGGCGGGGGAGCTCGTGCTCGAGAAGCCGCTCGGCGAGACGACCCTCCGCGGGCAGGGGCTGCTCAGCACGCCGTCCTGGGACTGGGGCAGGCGCTAG
- a CDS encoding fumarylacetoacetate hydrolase family protein produces the protein MQEHAHMQPGAAPSTLPEDAERAVLVGRVWDPRTGGPSPVVVRDGVVHDLSRVVATVSELADAPDPVALVQEAPARPLGTVDEVIANARPDGRDPARPWILSPVDLQAVKAAGVTFAASLLERVIEERAGGDPTAAAAVREELTLMLGAEIRDVVPGSLAALRLRDAMLAAGTWSPYLEVGLGTDAEIFTKGQPLSTVGTGEDVGVLAASAWNNPEPEVALVVSSAGRVVGATLANDVNLRDVEGRSALLLGRAKDANASGAVGPFIRLLDDSFGMDDVRALRVSLRVDGADGFALRAVSDMSLISRDPLDLVRQLIGPHHAYPDGALLMLGTMFAPTEDRDAPGRGFTHHVDDVVRISSPRLGTLENRVRAAEDCAPWTFGVRALLRHLAGSGSA, from the coding sequence ATGCAGGAGCACGCGCACATGCAGCCGGGCGCGGCGCCGAGCACGCTGCCCGAGGACGCCGAGCGGGCCGTCCTCGTCGGCCGGGTCTGGGATCCGCGCACGGGCGGGCCGTCGCCCGTGGTCGTCCGCGACGGCGTCGTGCACGACCTCAGCAGGGTCGTCGCCACCGTCAGCGAGCTGGCCGACGCGCCGGATCCGGTCGCCCTCGTCCAGGAGGCCCCCGCGCGTCCGCTGGGCACGGTCGACGAGGTCATCGCGAACGCGCGGCCGGACGGCCGGGACCCCGCGCGCCCGTGGATCCTCTCGCCCGTCGACCTCCAGGCGGTCAAGGCCGCGGGTGTGACGTTCGCGGCGTCGCTCCTGGAGCGCGTCATCGAGGAGCGCGCCGGGGGAGACCCGACGGCGGCCGCGGCCGTGCGCGAGGAGCTCACCCTGATGCTCGGCGCGGAGATCCGCGACGTCGTGCCCGGATCCCTGGCGGCCCTCCGCCTCCGGGACGCCATGCTCGCGGCGGGCACCTGGAGCCCGTACCTCGAGGTGGGCCTCGGCACGGACGCCGAGATCTTCACGAAGGGGCAGCCGCTGTCGACCGTGGGCACGGGCGAGGACGTGGGCGTGCTCGCGGCGAGCGCGTGGAACAACCCCGAGCCCGAGGTCGCGCTGGTCGTCTCGTCGGCGGGGAGGGTCGTCGGCGCGACGCTGGCGAATGACGTGAACCTCCGCGACGTGGAGGGCCGGAGCGCCCTGCTGCTCGGCCGCGCGAAGGACGCCAACGCGTCCGGCGCGGTGGGCCCCTTCATCCGGCTGCTCGACGACTCCTTCGGCATGGACGACGTGCGCGCGCTCCGGGTGTCGCTGCGGGTGGACGGCGCCGACGGGTTCGCGCTCCGGGCCGTGTCCGACATGTCGCTCATCTCGCGCGACCCGCTCGACCTCGTGCGCCAGCTGATCGGCCCGCACCACGCGTACCCCGACGGCGCGCTGCTGATGCTCGGCACGATGTTCGCGCCCACGGAGGACCGCGACGCCCCGGGCCGCGGCTTCACGCACCACGTGGACGACGTCGTCCGCATCTCGTCGCCGCGGCTCGGCACGTTGGAGAACCGCGTGCGCGCCGCCGAGGACTGCGCGCCCTGGACCTTCGGCGTGCGCGCGCTCCTGCGGCACCTGGCGGGGAGCGGATCCGCGTGA
- a CDS encoding acyl-CoA desaturase, whose product MTDTTAAPRIVLTRPKRGGGANPTTEYSGLLNTVRDAGLLNRRVGFYVLMFSGITAALVGLGAGFVLLGDSWFQLLIAAGLGIIFTQFAFLAHEASHRQVFESGKANDIAGRTLANLFVGISYSWWMTKHSRHHANPNVLGKDPDIERDVISFTPEDAARAKGVYGWFTRHQGYAFFPILMFEGLNLHVHGFRTVFGRGKVDKRWLEISMLSTRIIAYLAVVFFFLPLGMAFAFVGVQLAVFGVYMGASFAPNHKGMPVLPKDSKVDFLRRQVLTSRNIKSTWLTDIYMGGLNYQIEHHLFPNMPRPALKKAQVIAKEYCATHSIPYTETTLLASYGIVVAYLNRVGLSAGGDPFDCPASASFGR is encoded by the coding sequence ATGACTGACACCACCGCAGCACCTCGCATCGTGCTCACCCGACCCAAGCGCGGCGGCGGAGCCAACCCCACCACCGAGTACTCGGGCCTCCTCAACACGGTCCGCGACGCCGGCCTCCTGAACCGCCGCGTCGGGTTCTACGTGCTGATGTTCTCCGGCATCACCGCGGCCCTCGTCGGCCTCGGCGCCGGCTTCGTGCTCCTCGGGGACAGCTGGTTCCAGCTGCTCATCGCGGCGGGGCTCGGCATCATCTTCACCCAGTTCGCGTTCCTCGCCCATGAGGCCTCGCATCGCCAGGTGTTCGAGTCCGGCAAGGCCAACGACATCGCCGGCCGCACGCTCGCGAACCTGTTCGTCGGCATCAGCTACTCGTGGTGGATGACGAAGCATTCCCGTCACCACGCCAACCCGAACGTCCTCGGCAAGGATCCGGACATCGAGCGCGACGTCATCTCCTTCACCCCGGAGGACGCCGCCCGCGCCAAGGGCGTCTACGGCTGGTTCACGCGCCACCAGGGCTACGCGTTCTTCCCGATCCTCATGTTCGAGGGCCTCAACCTCCACGTGCACGGCTTCCGCACGGTGTTCGGTCGCGGCAAGGTCGACAAGCGCTGGCTGGAGATCTCGATGCTCTCCACCCGCATCATCGCCTACCTCGCCGTCGTCTTCTTCTTCCTCCCCCTCGGCATGGCGTTCGCGTTCGTCGGTGTCCAGCTCGCGGTGTTCGGCGTCTACATGGGCGCCTCGTTCGCCCCGAACCACAAGGGCATGCCCGTCCTCCCGAAGGACTCCAAGGTCGACTTCCTCCGCCGCCAGGTCCTCACCAGCCGCAACATCAAGAGCACCTGGTTGACCGACATCTACATGGGCGGCCTCAACTACCAGATCGAGCACCACCTCTTCCCCAACATGCCCCGCCCGGCCCTGAAGAAGGCCCAGGTCATCGCCAAGGAGTACTGCGCGACCCACTCGATCCCGTACACCGAGACCACCCTCCTGGCCTCGTACGGCATCGTCGTCGCCTACCTCAACCGGGTCGGCCTCTCCGCCGGCGGCGACCCGTTCGACTGCCCCGCGTCCGCGTCCTTCGGACGCTGA
- a CDS encoding mandelate racemase/muconate lactonizing enzyme family protein, with protein MSTVVVDFYRTNLVFLRVETDEGLTGVAEATLEGQEHAVQGAVQVLERAVLGRDPRRIAETVHEVSRDAYWRGGPVTGTALSALETALWDISARELGVPVHRMLGGQVRDRVRAYANGWFSGISAPEDLAAAAVATVATGFRGLKWDPFEAAERHATDRDIDRMLESVAAVRDAVGGDVELFIEGHGRFDVPTAIRIARRLERYDPVFLEEPCPPEGVDAMIEIRSKSPVAIAAGERWYGRQGFVGPLARGAVDFVQPDVTHAGGLMELSFISTLAAHHHVPFAPHNPSGPLSTAATLQLGATLPNFRYLEIMAVDVPWRSDISDERLELTAEGDVMIPEGVGLGIELDLDAIAEHPFTPHPMRLFQDAVADIRPRDARSYFTRGGEPIAPRGPGAASA; from the coding sequence GTGAGCACGGTCGTCGTCGACTTCTACCGCACCAACCTCGTCTTCCTGCGGGTCGAGACCGACGAGGGCCTCACGGGCGTCGCCGAGGCGACGCTCGAGGGACAGGAGCACGCGGTGCAGGGCGCCGTGCAGGTGCTCGAGCGGGCGGTGCTCGGCCGTGATCCGCGGCGCATCGCCGAGACCGTGCACGAGGTCTCCCGCGACGCGTACTGGCGCGGCGGTCCCGTGACGGGCACGGCGCTCAGCGCCCTCGAGACGGCGCTCTGGGACATCTCCGCCCGCGAGCTCGGCGTGCCCGTGCACCGGATGCTCGGCGGCCAGGTGCGCGACCGGGTCCGGGCCTACGCGAACGGCTGGTTCTCCGGGATCAGCGCGCCCGAGGACCTCGCGGCCGCCGCGGTGGCGACCGTCGCGACCGGCTTCCGCGGCCTCAAGTGGGACCCGTTCGAGGCGGCCGAGCGGCACGCGACGGATCGCGACATCGACCGCATGCTCGAGTCCGTCGCCGCCGTGCGCGACGCCGTCGGCGGCGACGTCGAGCTCTTCATCGAGGGGCACGGGCGCTTCGACGTGCCCACCGCGATCCGCATCGCCCGGCGCCTCGAGCGCTACGACCCGGTGTTCCTCGAGGAGCCGTGCCCGCCGGAGGGCGTGGACGCGATGATCGAGATCCGGTCGAAGTCGCCCGTCGCGATCGCCGCGGGGGAGCGCTGGTACGGCCGGCAGGGGTTCGTCGGTCCGCTCGCGCGCGGGGCCGTCGACTTCGTGCAGCCCGACGTGACGCACGCCGGCGGGCTGATGGAGCTGTCCTTCATCTCCACGCTCGCCGCGCACCACCACGTGCCGTTCGCGCCGCACAACCCGAGCGGCCCGCTGTCGACGGCGGCGACGCTGCAGCTCGGCGCGACGCTGCCGAACTTCCGGTACCTCGAGATCATGGCGGTGGACGTGCCGTGGCGGTCCGACATCTCGGACGAGCGGCTCGAGCTCACGGCGGAGGGGGACGTGATGATCCCCGAGGGCGTGGGCCTCGGCATCGAGCTCGACCTCGACGCCATCGCGGAGCACCCGTTCACGCCGCACCCGATGCGGCTCTTCCAGGACGCGGTCGCGGACATCCGGCCGCGGGACGCCCGCTCGTACTTCACGCGGGGCGGGGAGCCGATCGCGCCGCGGGGGCCGGGCGCCGCGTCCGCCTGA